The following are encoded in a window of Arthrobacter antioxidans genomic DNA:
- a CDS encoding ABC transporter substrate-binding protein, with protein sequence MKNLSAQRAGRRALMGLAGGLTAALALTACGANSDPQGEPQESAAADGGSVVVGSADFPESQIVAEIYAGALNAAGVEATTRLNIGSREIYYTALEDGSVDIIPDYSGNLLLFADPEATAESAEDIFAALPEALSAKSPDVNLGVLEPSEAESKDALVVTAATAEKYGLTSIEDLAEVCGEITIGAPSTFQERAYGLPGLKAKYDCEPGGFEAINDGGGDITLNALLDDTVQAADIYTTTPSIDDNDLVVLEDPENNFIAQQVLPLVNTDTVNEEAQTVLNEVSAQLTTDDLLALNREVSGDEKRNPADAAADWLAEKGLVG encoded by the coding sequence ATGAAGAACCTGTCAGCACAACGCGCCGGACGGCGCGCTTTGATGGGACTGGCTGGCGGCCTGACGGCCGCGCTGGCGTTGACTGCCTGCGGTGCCAACAGCGACCCCCAGGGGGAACCACAGGAATCGGCTGCTGCGGACGGCGGCTCCGTCGTCGTCGGCTCCGCCGATTTCCCCGAGAGCCAGATCGTCGCCGAGATCTACGCCGGAGCGCTCAACGCGGCCGGTGTCGAGGCCACCACCAGGCTCAACATCGGGTCGCGGGAGATCTACTACACCGCCCTCGAGGACGGTTCGGTGGACATCATCCCCGACTACAGCGGCAACCTGCTGCTCTTCGCCGACCCGGAGGCCACCGCCGAGTCCGCCGAGGACATCTTCGCTGCGCTCCCGGAGGCCCTGTCCGCGAAGTCGCCGGACGTGAACCTCGGGGTGCTCGAACCCTCCGAGGCGGAGAGCAAGGACGCCCTCGTGGTGACCGCGGCGACCGCCGAGAAGTACGGCCTCACCTCGATCGAGGACCTCGCGGAGGTCTGCGGCGAGATCACCATCGGCGCGCCCAGCACGTTCCAGGAACGCGCCTACGGCCTGCCCGGCCTCAAGGCGAAATACGACTGCGAGCCCGGCGGGTTCGAGGCCATCAACGACGGCGGCGGGGACATCACGCTGAACGCCCTCCTGGACGACACCGTGCAGGCCGCGGACATCTACACGACCACGCCGTCGATCGACGACAACGACCTCGTGGTCCTCGAGGACCCGGAGAACAACTTCATCGCGCAGCAGGTCCTCCCGCTCGTCAACACCGACACGGTGAACGAGGAGGCGCAGACCGTCCTCAACGAGGTATCGGCCCAGCTGACCACGGACGATCTGCTCGCCCTGAACCGCGAGGTCAGCGGCGACGAGAAGCGGAATCCCGCGGACGCGGCAGCCGACTGGCTCGCCGAGAAGGGCCTCGTCGGCTAG
- a CDS encoding ABC transporter permease, which produces MDWFLANLDFVWLHTRLHLFQAVVPLLLGLLVAVPVAQLARLNAVVGSVLLTGSSILYTIPSLAMFVFLPVVLGTRVIDPVNVIVALAIYAFSLLVRATLDALNSIDDGVRQAAVAMGYTPVRRFLTVDLPLSLPVLFAGLRVVSVTNISLVSVGALIGVPSLGTLFTDGLFRSFPTEIAVGIIIILLLALVMDLLLVLAERLLTPWTRKVAAGGAPDAEIVALEAKAAGA; this is translated from the coding sequence ATGGACTGGTTCCTCGCAAACCTCGACTTCGTCTGGCTGCACACGCGCCTGCACCTCTTCCAGGCCGTCGTGCCACTGCTCCTCGGGCTGCTCGTCGCGGTGCCCGTCGCGCAGCTCGCCCGGCTCAACGCCGTCGTGGGATCGGTCCTGCTGACCGGTTCCTCGATCCTCTACACGATCCCGTCCCTGGCCATGTTCGTGTTCCTGCCCGTGGTGCTGGGCACCCGCGTGATCGACCCCGTCAACGTCATCGTGGCCCTCGCGATCTACGCCTTCTCGCTGCTCGTGCGGGCCACGCTCGACGCCCTGAACTCGATCGACGACGGCGTCCGGCAGGCCGCCGTCGCCATGGGCTACACGCCCGTCCGCCGGTTCCTGACCGTGGACCTCCCGCTCTCGCTGCCCGTGCTGTTCGCCGGGCTGCGCGTCGTCTCCGTCACCAACATCTCGCTCGTCAGCGTCGGTGCGCTGATCGGCGTCCCGAGCCTCGGGACGCTGTTCACGGACGGACTGTTCCGGTCCTTCCCCACCGAGATCGCTGTCGGGATCATCATCATCCTGCTGCTCGCGCTGGTCATGGACCTCCTGCTCGTGCTCGCGGAGCGGCTCCTGACGCCGTGGACGCGGAAGGTCGCGGCCGGCGGCGCACCGGACGCGGAGATCGTGGCCCTCGAGGCGAAAGCGGCGGGTGCCTGA
- a CDS encoding ABC transporter ATP-binding protein, with the protein MTSPEQAATRHQIEFRGVTKTYDGGRPAVDDLTMDIERGKITVFVGPSGCGKTTSLRMINRMVEPTSGQILVDGQDVSTQKASDLRRSMGYVMQSSGLLPHRSVLDNIATVPRLNGVRKAEARTRAKELLAVVGLAPELGGRYPGQLSGGQQQRVGVARALAADPPILLMDEPFSAVDPVVRAELQEELLRLQRDLAKTIVFVTHDIDEATVLGDKVAVFAVGGRLAQYAAPEEILRAPVDDFVAGFVGRDRGFRHLSFQPGAGVTIHPVETIGVDQLADPTVSVRSPWTLLIDAAGRPHGWVPQATRGSIARQADAVPGGSLYTRGDTLRRALDAALSSPSGLGVTVDDDGRAVGVVHAAEVFELIEAARLDRGRADHNTAV; encoded by the coding sequence ATGACATCCCCCGAGCAGGCCGCCACCCGGCACCAGATCGAATTCCGCGGCGTCACCAAGACCTACGACGGCGGCCGCCCCGCGGTGGACGACCTCACCATGGACATCGAGCGCGGGAAGATCACCGTCTTCGTGGGCCCGTCGGGCTGCGGCAAGACGACCTCCCTGCGCATGATCAACCGGATGGTGGAACCGACCTCCGGCCAGATCCTGGTGGACGGGCAGGACGTCTCGACGCAGAAGGCCTCCGACCTCCGGCGTTCGATGGGCTACGTCATGCAGTCCTCGGGCCTCCTGCCGCACCGGTCCGTCCTCGACAACATCGCGACCGTCCCGCGCCTCAACGGCGTCCGGAAGGCCGAGGCACGCACGCGCGCGAAGGAACTCCTCGCCGTCGTCGGCCTCGCCCCCGAACTGGGCGGACGGTACCCGGGGCAGCTCTCCGGCGGGCAGCAGCAGCGCGTCGGTGTCGCGCGGGCCCTCGCGGCCGATCCGCCCATCCTCCTCATGGACGAGCCCTTCAGCGCCGTCGACCCCGTGGTCCGCGCCGAGCTGCAGGAGGAGCTGCTGCGCCTGCAGCGCGACCTCGCCAAGACCATCGTGTTCGTCACCCACGACATCGACGAGGCGACCGTCCTCGGCGACAAGGTGGCCGTCTTCGCCGTCGGCGGCCGCCTCGCGCAGTACGCCGCCCCGGAGGAGATCCTCCGCGCCCCCGTCGACGACTTCGTGGCGGGCTTCGTGGGACGCGACCGCGGCTTCCGCCACCTCTCCTTCCAGCCGGGCGCCGGCGTCACCATCCACCCCGTCGAGACCATCGGGGTCGACCAGCTCGCGGACCCCACCGTGTCGGTGCGCTCGCCGTGGACGCTGCTGATCGACGCCGCCGGCCGCCCGCACGGCTGGGTGCCGCAGGCCACCCGCGGCAGCATCGCGCGGCAGGCCGACGCCGTCCCCGGTGGCTCCCTCTACACGCGCGGCGACACCCTGCGGCGGGCGCTCGACGCCGCCCTCTCCTCGCCGTCGGGCCTGGGTGTGACCGTCGACGACGACGGCCGCGCGGTGGGCGTGGTGCACGCGGCCGAGGTCTTCGAGCTCATCGAGGCCGCGCGGCTCGACCGGGGCCGCGCCGACCACAACACGGCGGTCTAG
- a CDS encoding aminoglycoside phosphotransferase family protein has product MRARDAHIIREQDAIALLGSDAPEDLLRRVLATAGWELGAWQLASLHHRPGVGATGVFSVDAVPHRAARGRAALSGPAPTHACITSCPLPQAPARVTVVHRRGADTLAAWVHPHDPLLPGLPSALDPAAATRFAFGPGHDAGATLLELRSYRPLRRAVVLARNGDERRYLKVLRRDAAGPLAERHRMLRAAGVPAPALAAGPVQDVVAMQAAPGTPLAELLMRDGAEGVEPDALLRVLASLPAEVMALPTRPPWSARVRDYAEGAVAALPGEADRIRRLAAGIDAEVRSSDGGPLVPTHGDFYEGNLLVADGSVSGLLDVDALGPGHLVDDLACFLGHLAVLPALHTGYAQVPQALLRFAQAFDRRVDPVALRSRAAAVSLTLVAGARRRADVREGADGAAGRDGMPEAVSRLEVAERFLTEAQRLRTAPHRGRSA; this is encoded by the coding sequence ATGAGGGCACGGGACGCACACATCATCCGGGAGCAGGACGCCATCGCGCTCCTCGGCTCGGACGCGCCGGAGGATCTCCTGCGGCGTGTCCTCGCCACGGCGGGCTGGGAGCTCGGCGCCTGGCAGCTCGCGTCCCTGCACCACCGCCCCGGCGTCGGAGCCACGGGTGTGTTCTCCGTCGACGCCGTCCCGCACCGCGCAGCACGCGGCCGGGCAGCGCTTTCCGGGCCCGCACCCACCCATGCCTGCATCACCTCCTGTCCGCTCCCGCAGGCCCCGGCCCGGGTCACCGTGGTCCACCGGCGCGGCGCCGACACCCTCGCGGCATGGGTGCACCCCCACGACCCGCTCCTGCCGGGACTTCCCTCCGCCCTCGACCCCGCAGCGGCCACGCGGTTCGCCTTCGGGCCCGGGCACGACGCCGGGGCGACACTGCTGGAGCTCCGGAGCTACCGGCCGCTGCGCCGCGCCGTGGTGCTGGCGCGGAACGGGGACGAGCGCCGCTACCTGAAGGTGCTCCGGCGCGACGCCGCGGGGCCGCTCGCCGAACGGCACCGGATGCTCCGGGCCGCCGGTGTCCCCGCCCCCGCCCTCGCCGCCGGGCCGGTGCAGGACGTCGTCGCCATGCAGGCGGCTCCCGGCACGCCGCTCGCCGAACTCCTCATGCGCGACGGCGCGGAGGGCGTCGAGCCCGACGCGCTGCTGCGGGTCCTCGCCTCGCTGCCGGCCGAGGTCATGGCGCTGCCGACGCGCCCGCCGTGGTCGGCCAGGGTCCGGGACTACGCCGAGGGGGCGGTGGCGGCCCTGCCGGGGGAGGCCGATCGTATCCGCCGCCTCGCCGCTGGCATCGACGCCGAGGTCCGCTCCAGCGACGGCGGCCCCCTCGTGCCGACACACGGGGACTTCTACGAGGGGAACCTCCTGGTCGCGGACGGATCGGTGTCCGGGCTCCTGGACGTCGACGCGCTCGGGCCCGGGCATCTCGTGGACGACCTCGCCTGCTTCCTCGGGCACCTCGCCGTCCTTCCCGCGCTGCACACCGGCTACGCGCAGGTGCCGCAGGCCCTGCTGCGCTTCGCGCAGGCCTTCGACCGCCGCGTCGACCCGGTGGCCCTCAGGAGCCGTGCGGCCGCCGTCAGCCTCACACTCGTCGCGGGAGCACGACGCCGCGCGGACGTCCGGGAGGGCGCGGACGGTGCCGCCGGCAGGGACGGCATGCCCGAGGCCGTGTCCCGCCTGGAGGTCGCCGAGCGGTTCCTCACCGAGGCGCAGCGGCTCCGGACCGCGCCCCACCGCGGCCGGAGTGCCTAG
- a CDS encoding metal-dependent hydrolase, translating to MTLPTTDTRVTYPAGATEALSRVLHVEARGGGHAVLLDTTAFHPVDHAWPDQGADRGVLEIGARRWTVTGCVLGATDGTTLHLGADSPVRKGTEGWAFVVVHLIEGAAGDGPAEGDDAVVRVDAAHRAAVSAGHTGCHLASLALNRALAGRWKKDVAPDALGAPNFDALAIDTTDIGEFGSLDRYRLGKSLRRKGFSVEDLDLTATAAAVNATLAAWTATGAPISIVADGGGLTDRRRWVCDLPGERAEIPCGGTHLASLAGVDVTVRLGLGDADGTPVLQMDTRVGVPALL from the coding sequence ATGACCCTGCCCACCACCGACACCCGCGTCACCTACCCTGCGGGGGCCACCGAGGCGCTCTCCCGGGTCCTGCACGTCGAAGCCCGCGGCGGCGGACACGCCGTCCTGCTCGACACCACCGCCTTCCACCCGGTGGACCACGCCTGGCCCGACCAGGGCGCGGACCGGGGTGTCCTCGAGATCGGCGCGCGCCGCTGGACCGTGACCGGCTGCGTGCTCGGCGCGACCGACGGCACCACGCTGCACCTCGGGGCGGACTCCCCCGTCCGCAAGGGCACCGAGGGGTGGGCGTTCGTCGTCGTGCATCTGATCGAGGGCGCGGCCGGTGACGGTCCGGCGGAGGGCGACGACGCCGTCGTGCGGGTCGACGCCGCCCATCGTGCCGCCGTGTCCGCGGGGCACACCGGGTGCCACCTCGCCTCGCTCGCGCTGAACCGGGCGCTGGCCGGCCGCTGGAAGAAGGACGTGGCGCCCGACGCCCTCGGTGCACCGAACTTCGACGCGCTCGCGATCGACACGACGGACATCGGCGAGTTCGGATCCCTCGACCGGTACCGCCTCGGCAAGTCCCTCCGGCGGAAGGGCTTCTCCGTCGAGGACCTCGACCTGACGGCGACGGCCGCGGCGGTGAACGCGACGCTCGCGGCCTGGACGGCCACGGGAGCCCCCATCAGCATCGTGGCGGACGGCGGCGGGCTCACCGACCGGCGCCGCTGGGTCTGCGACCTGCCCGGGGAGCGGGCGGAGATCCCCTGCGGCGGCACCCACCTGGCCTCCCTCGCCGGTGTGGACGTGACCGTCCGGCTCGGGCTCGGCGACGCGGACGGGACGCCGGTCCTGCAGATGGACACCCGGGTGGGCGTTCCCGCGCTGCTCTGA
- a CDS encoding Lrp/AsnC family transcriptional regulator codes for MSKLDNLDLRLLLALVRDPRAQVSELSELLGVARNTAQARIRRLLRTGALRRSGRELDLEALGYDVVAFITIEVSHRELDGVIAGLRTLNQVLEVHEISGRGDVWCRVAATDTHNLQAALRSVLRIKGVIRTETVLALHEHIPYRTEPLLERLAQRPADT; via the coding sequence GTGAGCAAGCTGGACAATCTCGACCTGCGGCTGCTGCTCGCACTGGTGAGGGACCCCCGCGCGCAGGTGAGCGAACTGAGCGAGCTGCTCGGCGTGGCCCGCAACACGGCGCAGGCCCGCATCCGCCGGCTCCTGCGGACCGGGGCGCTGCGCCGCAGCGGCCGTGAACTGGACCTGGAGGCGCTCGGCTACGACGTCGTCGCGTTCATCACCATCGAGGTGTCCCACCGCGAGCTCGACGGCGTCATCGCCGGGCTCCGCACCCTGAACCAGGTCCTCGAGGTCCATGAGATCTCCGGCCGGGGCGACGTATGGTGCAGGGTCGCGGCCACCGACACCCACAACCTGCAGGCCGCGCTGCGCTCCGTCCTGAGGATCAAGGGCGTCATCCGCACCGAGACCGTCCTCGCCCTGCACGAGCACATCCCCTACCGCACCGAGCCCCTGCTCGAGCGTCTCGCCCAGCGTCCCGCGGACACCTGA
- a CDS encoding 5-formyltetrahydrofolate cyclo-ligase, translated as MTPSPRDTRPAAEAGADKARLRRSLRQARAALDPADRQDQSEALAHAVTRHLGRTTAPSGGAASRRPTIAAYLGVDPEPDTAPLLGELHRLGFGVAVPVCEPGYQLSWTAWTPGIPLERSVRAPVFEPVGPRWAFEELPDVALILVPALAVDRSGHRIGQGGGYYDRFLARHPLGRPGALPRLGAVYRSEVLPAGTIPAEPFDQPLQGVFTADGLLDVRAPHPPV; from the coding sequence ATGACCCCTTCTCCCCGTGATACCCGACCCGCTGCGGAGGCCGGCGCGGACAAGGCCCGGCTGCGCCGCTCGCTCCGGCAGGCCCGCGCCGCACTGGACCCGGCGGACCGGCAGGACCAGTCGGAGGCACTCGCCCATGCCGTGACGCGGCATCTTGGGAGGACCACCGCCCCATCCGGAGGCGCCGCGTCCCGCCGCCCCACGATCGCGGCCTATCTCGGCGTCGATCCGGAGCCGGACACCGCACCGCTGCTCGGGGAACTGCACCGCCTCGGCTTCGGGGTGGCCGTCCCCGTCTGCGAGCCCGGGTACCAGCTGTCCTGGACCGCGTGGACGCCCGGCATCCCGCTCGAGCGTTCCGTGCGCGCCCCGGTGTTCGAACCCGTCGGCCCACGGTGGGCGTTCGAGGAGCTGCCGGACGTCGCCCTCATCCTCGTTCCCGCCCTGGCCGTGGACCGGTCCGGGCACCGCATCGGCCAGGGCGGTGGCTACTACGACCGTTTCCTGGCGCGGCATCCGCTCGGGCGGCCCGGTGCCCTGCCTCGGCTCGGTGCCGTCTACCGCTCCGAGGTCCTGCCCGCCGGTACAATCCCTGCCGAGCCCTTCGACCAGCCCCTCCAGGGCGTCTTCACCGCGGACGGGCTCCTGGACGTCCGGGCACCCCACCCTCCGGTGTAG
- a CDS encoding N-acetylglucosamine kinase, with translation MSETPAPPAPHPSAPDGGPGAGGGSATLVVGLDIGGSKTHGALWRGGRLVAEAKAGSANVQNVTPDAAARSLGELFHDLLAHADAGPVARVIAGSGGVDTAADADRLRALIALHAPHAAIDVVHDTRLILAAGGAHAGIAVIAGTGSVAWGTTRDGREARSGGWGYLLGDEGSGYWVAREAVRRALHRHDVGLAPDALDAAVLALNGVATPTELIGLFHSGAGRTYWAAQSRAVFDAARAGDPDAAAILDRAATDLTRLVLDVASVIGMPGPVVLGGGLAMHQPALQERLRARLAAEGIDDVVVLHEDPVMGVRFLL, from the coding sequence ATGTCCGAGACTCCCGCGCCGCCCGCCCCGCACCCCTCCGCCCCCGACGGGGGTCCCGGAGCGGGCGGCGGGTCCGCGACGCTCGTCGTCGGACTCGACATCGGCGGCTCCAAGACCCACGGCGCGCTCTGGCGCGGCGGACGGCTCGTCGCAGAGGCGAAGGCGGGAAGCGCCAACGTCCAGAACGTCACCCCGGACGCCGCCGCCCGCAGCCTGGGCGAGCTGTTCCACGACCTCCTGGCGCACGCGGACGCGGGCCCGGTCGCGCGCGTCATCGCCGGCTCCGGGGGAGTGGACACCGCGGCCGACGCCGATCGCCTCCGCGCCCTGATCGCCCTCCACGCGCCGCACGCGGCCATCGACGTGGTGCACGACACCCGCCTCATCCTCGCCGCGGGAGGTGCCCACGCGGGGATCGCCGTCATCGCCGGCACCGGCTCCGTCGCGTGGGGTACCACCCGCGACGGCCGCGAGGCCCGCTCCGGCGGCTGGGGGTACCTCCTCGGCGACGAGGGCAGCGGGTACTGGGTGGCCCGCGAAGCCGTCCGCCGGGCCCTGCACCGCCACGACGTCGGGCTGGCCCCCGATGCCCTCGACGCCGCGGTCCTCGCCCTCAACGGCGTCGCCACGCCCACCGAACTCATCGGCCTCTTCCATTCGGGCGCCGGGCGCACCTACTGGGCGGCGCAGTCCCGGGCCGTGTTCGACGCCGCACGGGCCGGCGATCCCGACGCCGCCGCCATCCTCGACCGCGCAGCCACCGACCTCACGCGCCTCGTGCTCGACGTGGCCTCCGTGATCGGGATGCCCGGGCCCGTGGTGCTGGGCGGCGGGCTCGCGATGCACCAGCCGGCACTGCAGGAACGCCTGCGGGCGCGGCTCGCGGCGGAGGGCATCGACGACGTCGTGGTCCTCCACGAGGACCCCGTGATGGGCGTCCGGTTCCTCCTGTGA
- a CDS encoding MFS transporter — protein sequence MSVIDELRMRPAAVGARRWDASLAVRLVLAVTVISTLLIGANLATPLYPLIQAELGLSSFAVTVAFASYVVALIGGLVHAGHWSDHIGRRAALVLAVVLGLLGAALFAVATSLPMLAAGRMLQGGAVALATGASAAALRDLLPTRPDWASRFTLMASAGGVAAGPVIGGLLSLLPSPTRTPFVVYLVVLASLLVPLVLLRARPAIKPAAAGKPLAVLRPRKPAVSREARRSFWTASSVGFLSFAVFGFTLSLAPTWFAGIAGTTSRPLIGLLAALVLGSSAISQLVSPRGRFVVPAGLAGMALGVGLLPVAQASGSLPLLIGACVVTGFGQGMAFRVVFNEVSMRVDPALHAQTVSAVYVITYLGSAVPVLGLGAAAGVWGLNASVTVFALAICAVCGVLAAGSLVLRARAPR from the coding sequence ATGAGCGTCATCGACGAGCTGCGGATGAGGCCGGCGGCGGTCGGGGCACGGCGGTGGGATGCATCGCTCGCCGTCCGGCTCGTGCTGGCCGTGACCGTGATCTCCACCCTCCTGATCGGCGCGAACCTCGCGACCCCGCTCTACCCGCTCATCCAGGCCGAGCTGGGGCTCTCCTCCTTCGCCGTCACGGTGGCGTTCGCGTCCTACGTCGTGGCCCTGATCGGCGGGCTCGTCCACGCCGGCCACTGGTCGGACCACATCGGACGGCGGGCTGCCCTCGTCCTCGCCGTCGTCCTCGGGCTCCTCGGCGCCGCACTCTTCGCCGTCGCCACCTCGCTGCCCATGCTCGCCGCCGGGCGCATGCTCCAGGGCGGCGCCGTCGCCCTGGCGACCGGTGCCAGCGCCGCCGCGCTCCGCGACCTGCTCCCCACCCGCCCGGACTGGGCGTCCCGGTTCACCCTCATGGCCTCCGCCGGAGGGGTCGCCGCAGGGCCCGTGATCGGCGGTCTGCTCTCGCTCCTGCCCTCGCCGACGAGGACCCCCTTCGTGGTGTACCTCGTCGTGCTGGCGAGCCTCCTGGTCCCCCTCGTGCTGCTCCGTGCGCGCCCGGCGATCAAGCCCGCCGCGGCGGGCAAGCCCCTGGCCGTCCTGCGGCCCCGCAAGCCGGCCGTGTCGAGGGAAGCGCGCCGGTCCTTCTGGACGGCGTCGTCCGTCGGGTTCCTCAGCTTCGCGGTGTTCGGGTTCACCCTGAGCCTCGCCCCCACCTGGTTCGCGGGCATCGCCGGGACCACCTCCCGCCCGCTGATCGGTCTCCTCGCCGCGCTCGTGCTCGGCTCGTCCGCCATCAGCCAGCTCGTCTCGCCGCGCGGACGGTTCGTGGTCCCGGCCGGACTCGCCGGCATGGCGCTGGGCGTGGGCCTGCTGCCCGTCGCGCAGGCGTCCGGCAGCCTGCCCCTGCTCATCGGGGCGTGCGTCGTCACCGGCTTCGGCCAGGGCATGGCCTTCCGTGTGGTCTTCAACGAGGTGTCCATGAGGGTGGACCCGGCCCTGCACGCACAGACCGTCAGCGCCGTGTACGTCATCACCTACCTCGGCAGCGCCGTCCCGGTCCTCGGCCTCGGCGCCGCGGCGGGCGTCTGGGGCCTCAACGCCTCGGTCACCGTCTTCGCGCTGGCCATCTGCGCGGTCTGCGGCGTCCTCGCCGCGGGCTCCCTGGTCCTCCGGGCCAGGGCCCCGCGCTGA
- a CDS encoding GNAT family N-acetyltransferase — protein MNLRTGSLVLRPIRHRDKAAWMALRQRNAAWLAPWEASNPDPEGFLPTYRQMVRSLTSQARAGAALPFLITEQQPGSRDARLVGQLTVSGITWGSAMTATLGYWVDAERAGRGIAPTAVALATDYCFRDLGLHRMEINIRPENRASLRVVEKLHFRDEGLRPRFLHIAGQWADHRSFALTAEDVPRGLLGPWLESRQAP, from the coding sequence GTGAACCTCAGGACCGGTTCGCTGGTCCTGAGGCCCATCCGCCACAGGGACAAGGCAGCCTGGATGGCGTTGCGGCAACGCAACGCCGCCTGGCTCGCGCCCTGGGAGGCCTCCAATCCGGATCCGGAGGGTTTCCTGCCCACCTACCGCCAGATGGTGCGCTCCCTGACCTCCCAGGCGCGGGCCGGTGCGGCGCTGCCGTTCCTCATCACGGAGCAGCAGCCCGGGTCCCGGGACGCACGCCTCGTGGGGCAGCTGACGGTGTCGGGCATCACGTGGGGCTCGGCGATGACGGCCACCCTCGGCTACTGGGTCGACGCCGAGCGGGCCGGCCGAGGGATCGCGCCGACGGCGGTCGCGCTGGCGACGGACTACTGCTTCCGGGACCTCGGACTCCACCGGATGGAGATCAACATCCGCCCCGAGAACCGGGCGAGCCTGCGCGTCGTGGAGAAGCTGCATTTCCGCGACGAGGGGCTGCGCCCGCGGTTCCTGCACATCGCCGGACAGTGGGCGGACCACAGGAGTTTCGCGCTGACCGCCGAGGACGTGCCACGGGGCCTGCTCGGCCCGTGGCTCGAAAGCCGGCAGGCGCCCTAG
- the galU gene encoding UTP--glucose-1-phosphate uridylyltransferase GalU gives MTLRSRVTKAVIPAAGLGTRFLPATKAMPKEMLPVVDKPAIQYVVQEAVDAGLSDVLMITGRNKRALEDHFDRVPFIEQTLEDKGDHDKLAAVRRPSELGDIHYLRQGDPKGLGHAVLRAKLHVNNEPFAVLLGDDLIDERDPLLETMIEVQAKTGGSVIALIEVDPQQISAYGCADITEIDGEGHVRVNQLVEKPAVEDAPSNLAVIGRYVLHPRVFDVLETTAPGRGGEIQLTDALQTLASAEGEGSGVYGVVFRGRRYDTGDKLSYLKAVVTLASEREDLGPDLRAWIKDFSKNIPE, from the coding sequence ATGACTTTGCGATCACGTGTGACTAAGGCCGTCATCCCCGCGGCCGGGCTGGGAACCCGCTTCCTTCCCGCAACCAAGGCGATGCCGAAGGAGATGCTCCCGGTCGTCGACAAGCCGGCCATCCAGTACGTGGTGCAGGAGGCCGTGGACGCCGGACTGTCCGACGTCCTGATGATCACCGGCCGCAACAAGCGTGCTCTCGAGGACCACTTCGACCGCGTGCCCTTCATCGAGCAGACCCTCGAGGACAAGGGCGACCACGACAAGCTCGCCGCCGTGCGGCGCCCCTCGGAGCTCGGCGACATCCACTACCTGCGCCAGGGCGATCCGAAGGGCCTCGGCCACGCCGTGCTGCGAGCCAAGCTGCACGTCAACAACGAGCCGTTCGCCGTCCTGCTCGGCGACGACCTGATCGACGAGCGCGATCCCCTGCTGGAGACCATGATCGAGGTGCAGGCGAAGACCGGTGGGTCCGTCATCGCCCTGATCGAGGTGGATCCCCAGCAGATCAGCGCCTACGGCTGCGCGGACATCACCGAGATCGACGGCGAAGGCCACGTGCGCGTGAACCAGCTCGTCGAGAAGCCCGCCGTCGAGGACGCGCCGTCCAACCTCGCCGTGATCGGGCGCTACGTCCTGCACCCCCGCGTGTTCGACGTCCTCGAGACCACCGCGCCGGGCCGCGGCGGCGAGATCCAGCTGACCGACGCCCTGCAGACCCTCGCGAGCGCCGAGGGCGAGGGATCCGGTGTGTACGGTGTCGTGTTCCGCGGCCGCCGCTACGACACCGGCGACAAGCTGAGCTACCTGAAGGCCGTGGTGACGCTCGCCTCGGAGCGCGAGGACCTCGGTCCGGACCTCCGTGCCTGGATCAAGGACTTCAGCAAGAACATCCCGGAGTAG
- a CDS encoding ABC transporter permease — translation MDYTSDNLFVQMWEWLTAPANWEGERGIPVRVAEHLGYTGLTMLIALVIAVPIGLYVGHTGRGRVVIVSGVGILRALPTLGLAFLFVLLAGLGLMPPIWALVLLAVPPLLTGIYAGISSVDRSVVDAARSMGMGERQILLRVEVPNGLPVILGGVRAALLQVIATVAVVAFINLGGLGVYLVEGTQLADYGRLFGGAVVITVLAIAVDLLMGLLQRIVISPGLRTSDRVRAQGSGRQKAVASAQGGTT, via the coding sequence ATGGACTACACGAGTGACAACCTCTTCGTGCAGATGTGGGAGTGGCTGACCGCCCCCGCCAACTGGGAGGGCGAGCGCGGCATCCCGGTGCGCGTCGCCGAGCACCTCGGCTACACGGGCCTGACCATGCTCATCGCCCTGGTGATCGCCGTCCCGATCGGCCTCTACGTGGGCCACACCGGCCGCGGCCGCGTCGTGATCGTCTCTGGCGTCGGCATCCTCCGCGCCCTGCCCACGCTCGGCCTGGCGTTCCTGTTCGTCCTGCTCGCCGGCCTCGGCCTCATGCCGCCCATCTGGGCGCTCGTGCTGCTCGCCGTGCCACCCCTGCTCACCGGCATCTACGCCGGGATCTCCTCGGTGGACCGCTCGGTGGTGGACGCCGCGCGGAGCATGGGCATGGGGGAACGGCAGATCCTGCTGCGGGTCGAGGTGCCCAACGGGCTCCCGGTGATCCTCGGGGGAGTGCGCGCCGCCCTGCTGCAGGTCATCGCGACCGTCGCCGTCGTCGCCTTCATCAACCTCGGCGGGCTCGGGGTCTACCTCGTGGAGGGGACGCAGCTCGCCGACTACGGGCGCCTCTTCGGCGGCGCCGTGGTCATCACGGTCCTCGCGATCGCCGTCGATCTGCTCATGGGACTGCTGCAGAGAATCGTCATCTCACCCGGACTCCGGACCTCGGACCGGGTGAGGGCTCAAGGATCTGGCCGGCAGAAGGCCGTCGCCAGTGCACAAGGAGGAACAACATGA